A single Desulfurellaceae bacterium DNA region contains:
- a CDS encoding VOC family protein has protein sequence MAAQQQVSYSFNHRHLIVDDVPKTVAFYEDTLGAKKIQELEFRGIPIVRLEMDGLPLTISQQIHAGVGDHIGLAVDDFEAAVAGLRDRGVEFIVEPTDMGFAKFAFIKDAAGTTLEVIQFMDQD, from the coding sequence ATGGCCGCACAACAGCAGGTCAGCTACAGTTTTAACCATCGCCATCTGATTGTTGACGACGTGCCAAAGACCGTCGCCTTCTACGAGGACACCCTGGGTGCCAAAAAAATCCAGGAGCTGGAGTTTCGCGGCATCCCGATCGTCCGCCTGGAGATGGACGGCCTGCCACTGACGATCTCGCAGCAGATCCACGCCGGGGTGGGCGACCACATCGGTCTGGCCGTGGATGACTTCGAGGCGGCAGTCGCCGGGCTGCGGGACAGGGGCGTGGAGTTCATCGTCGAGCCGACCGACATGGGCTTTGCCAAGTTTGCCTTCATCAAAGACGCGGCCGGCACCACGCTGGAGGTCATCCAGTTCATGGACCAGGACTGA